A genome region from Tenebrio molitor chromosome 4, icTenMoli1.1, whole genome shotgun sequence includes the following:
- the Pp4-19C gene encoding serine/threonine-protein phosphatase 4 catalytic subunit, protein MGDTSDLDRQIEQLKRCETIKECEVKALCAKAREILVEESNVQRVDSPVTVCGDIHGQFYDLKELFKVGGDVPETNYLFMGDFVDRGFYSVETFLLLLALKVRYPDRITLIRGNHESRQITQVYGFYDECLRKYGSITVWRYCTEIFDYLSLSAIIDGKIFCVHGGLSPSIQTLDQIRVIDRKQEVPHDGPMCDLLWSDPEDTQGWGVSPRGAGYLFGSDVVAQFNAANDIDMICRAHQLVMEGYKWHFNETVLTVWSAPNYCYRCGNVAAILELNEHLQRDFTIFEAAPQETRGVPSKKPQADYFL, encoded by the exons ATGGGAGACACCAGCGATTTGGATCGACAAATCGAGCAACTGAAGCGATGCGAGACCATCAAAGAATGCGAGGTTAAGGCTTTGTGTGCGAAAGCAAGGGAAATTCTCGTTGAAGAAAGCAACGTTCAGAGAGTCGACTCGCCTGTTACG GTTTGCGGAGACATCCATGGACAGTTCTACGACCTTAAGGAACTGTTCAAGGTAGGGGGTGATGTACCTGAAACGAACTACCTATTCATGGGTGACTTTGTTGACCGCGGCTTCTACAGTGTCGAGACGTTTTTGTTGTTACTAGCGTTAAAA gttaggtaCCCAGATCGTATCACCTTGATTAGGGGAAACCACGAGTCACGTCAAATCACCCAAGTGTATGGATTTTATGACGAGTGTTTACGTAAATATGGTTCAATCACTGTGTGGCGATATTGTACGGAAATATTTGACTATCTTTCACTATCAGCCATTATTGATGGCAAGATTTTCTGTGTTCATGGAGGCTTGTCCCCCTCAATTCAAACCTTAGATCAAATTAGAGTTATCGACCGTAAACAAGAGGTGCCACATGACGGCCCCATGTGTGATTTGTTATGGAGTGATCCtgaag ATACTCAGGGATGGGGTGTGTCGCCACGAGGAGCTGGATACTTGTTTGGTTCTGATGTTGTAGCCCAATTTAACGCCGCCAATGATATTGACATGATATGCCGAGCTCACCAACTCGTGATGGAGGGTTATAAATGGCATTTCAATGAAACCGTTTTGACAGTATGGTCGGCTCCCAATTACTGTTATAG ATGTGGCAACGTAGCGGCGATTTTAGAACTGAACGAACACCTACAGAGAGACTTTACAATTTTTGAAGCAGCCCCTCAAGAAACCCGAGGTGTACCTTCTAAAAAGCCCCAAGCGGATTATTTTCTCTAA
- the LOC138128758 gene encoding glucose dehydrogenase [FAD, quinone]-like, with protein sequence MKYKLLCAIFMLLPSANSNDADYMNSIYQNLNEIYGHYHKTQSFMDPSEWKTWTKPKNIGRNQLVSSSYDFIIVGSGSAGAVIANRLTEVPNWNVLLLEAGKGENLFSQVPLAAPTMSFTPYNWDYLAEHQPNMSQGFEQHRMRWPRGKALGGTSVINFMIYTRGNRHDFDRWAAQGNPGWSYDEVLPYYMKSERSTLRNADDRYHGTDGYLGVSDVYRSPLVDSFIEGGNLLGLPYIDYNANVQSFGVSPIQATVLRGARHSVAKAFLHPIRRRRNLHMLTSAYVTKLLIDPTTREAYGVEYERFGKKYRVGATKEVILSAGSFNSPQLLMLAGIGPKEHLQELGIPVLEDLPVGQNLQDHLTFPGLSYQINRELSLSAYNLLNPINILQYLTNGTGPYTSLGGVEAIAYIKTELSDEVEDIPDIELMFMDGSLSTDYGLFNRRWMNIRDDVYNSVYAPTHNIPSWTVFPMLLHPKSVGYLKLNSRDPYDYPLFYGNYFTDHEQQDINTFVASIRFIQRLASTEPFQRYGSVLNRNPIPGCQLYDFDSDDYWRCALRSISVTLHHQIGTTKMGPPNDPTSVVNNELKVYGVKRLRVADCSVIPFALGAHTNAVSVMIGEKAADMIKKDWGKLNP encoded by the exons ATGAAGTACAAATTACTTTGCGCCATCTTCATGCTACTCCCTTCAGCGAACAGCAACGATGCAGACTACATGAACAGTATTTACCAAAACTTGAATGAAATTTATGGTCACTATCACAAAACCCAAAGCTTCATGGACCCAAGCGAATGGAAAACCTGGACAAAACCGAAAAACATCGGTCGAAATCAACTTGTTT CATCGAGTTATGATTTTATAATTGTTGGTTCTGGATCGGCAGGAGCTGTTATAGCTAACAGACTCACCGAAGTACCCAACTGGAACGTCTTGCTCTTGGAAGCAGGAAAGGGAGAGAATCTTTTCTCCCAAGTCCCCCTAGCCGCACCCACCATGTCATTTACTCCCTACAACTGGGACTACTTGGCGGAACACCAGCCCAACATGTCTCAAGGTTTCGAACAACATCGAATGCGTTGGCCCCGTGGTAAGGCTTTGGGTGGTACTAGTGTCATAAATTTCATGATATACACCAGAGGAAACAGACATGACTTTGACAGGTGGGCGGCTCAGGGAAACCCTGGCTGGTCCTACGACGAAGTACTACCCTACTACATGAAATCGGAACGTTCTACTTTAAGGAACGCTGACGACAGGTACCATGGTACCGATGGTTATCTTGGGGTTTCTGACGTTTACCGATCGCCGCTGGTGGACAGTTTCATCGAAGGTGGAAACTTGCTCGGCTTGCCTTACATCGACTACAACGCCAACGTTCAATCCTTCGGGGTGTCCCCCATTCAAGCTACCGTATTGAGAGGGGCGAGGCACAGCGTTGCAAAAGCTTTCCTCCACCCGATACGCCGCAGGCGAAACCTGCACATGCTCACTTCCGCTTACGTCACTAAACTCCTGATTGACCCAACCACTAGAGAAGCGTACGGTGTAGAATACGAACGATTTGGGAAAAAGTACAGAGTTGGAGCTACGAAAGAAGTAATTCTGTCAGCAGGATCGTTCAACTCACCGCAGCTGCTAATGCTCGCCGGAATTGGACCAAAAGAGCACTTGCAAGAACTGGGAATCCCCGTTTTAGAAGATCTCCCAGTTGGGCAAAATTTGCAAGACCATTTGACATTTCCAGGACTCAGCTACCAGATTAACCGAGAACTGTCTCTGTCGGcttacaatttattaaatccGATCAACATTCTGCAATACCTCACCAATGGTACAGGACCGTACACCAGTCTGGGCGGAGTTGAAGCGATCGCTTACATCAAGACTGAATTATCTGACGAAGTAGAAGACATCCCCGATATAGAACTGATGTTTATGGATGGATCGTTGAGTACGGACTACGGACTTTTCAACAGAAGATGGATGAACATAAGAGATGACGTTTACAACAGTGTGTACGCTCCTACTCACAATATTCCCAGCTGGACAGTATTCCCCATGTTGCTCCACCCCAAATCCGTCGGTTACCTCAAGCTCAACTCCAGAGATCCTTACGACTATCCGCTATTTTATGGAAACTACTTTACCGACCACGAACAACAGGATATTAACACTTTCGTGGCGTCGATAAGATTCATCCAGCGACTGGCATCAACCGAACCTTTCCAGAGATACGGTTCGGTCTTGAACCGCAACCCCATCCCTGGCTGTCAATTGTACGATTTTGACAGCGATGATTATTGGAGATGTGCTCTCAGATCGATCAGCGTTACGCTGCACCATCAAATCGGTACTACGAAGATGGGACCTCCCAACGATCCAACTTCCGTTGTTAACAACGAGTTGAAAGTGTACGGGGTCAAAAGACTGAGAGTGGCGGACTGCAGTGTCATACCCTTTGCATTAGGGGCGCATACGAATGCGGTATCGGTCATGATTGGAGAAAAAGCGGCAGACATGATTAAAAAAGATTGGGGCAAACTAAACCCTTGA
- the Mer gene encoding merlin isoform X1, which translates to MLEKMSPFRKKKSEKSFPVKVCTLDAELEFNLQWRATGRDLFELVCRTIGLRETWYFGLQYEDSKGFISWLKLDKKVQDQSIQKDPQSTVSFMFFAKFYPEEVAEELVQEVTKHYFFLQVKQAILSMDVYCPPEASVLLASYAVQAKFGDFDLDTYKPGMLANEDLLPQRVIDQYQMTLDMWEERIRVWYSDHRGMSRDEAEMEYLKIAQDLDMYGVNYFPITNKKETELWLGVTPLGLNIYEKENKLQPKTTFTWAEIRHISFDDKKFIIKPVDKNSPNFVFFSQKVRMNKLILDLCMGNHDLFMRRRKPDSMELQQMKAAAKEEKQRRQIERNRLAREKQLREEAERDRANMEQRLLQYQEEIRLANEALKRSEESADLLAEKSRVAEEEAILLSQKASEAEQEITRLRLSAMRKEEEKVTLERKTREAELLTARLVEDSERRAAEANRLKEELLRARAAEKHAKEKLLDFLSRESYTGSTTASPISSVTTLYSTSLSPCLGTDLSLLDGDVGTSPDLNLTLNAYDLANADTDQLSLEIEKERGFCLEKQKHLQHQLRELRTEIAVLKVADKQTEFDQLHSEQVKLGENKYSTLKKSKSGSTKSRVAFFEEL; encoded by the exons ATGTTAGAGAAAATGTCACCGTTTAGGAAAAAGAAATCGGAGAAGAGTTTCCCGGTAAAAGTATGCACCTTGGACGCAGAACTCGAATTTAACTTACAA TGGCGAGCAACCGGTAGAGACTTGTTTGAATTGGTTTGTCGAACTATAGGACTGCGAGAAACGTGGTATTTCGGACTCCAATATGAAGATTCGAAGGGATTTATCTCGTGGCTAAAGCTGGACAAAAAAG TACAAGACCAAAGTATCCAAAAAGATCCCCAAAGTACGGTGTCGTTCATGTTCTTTGCGAAATTCTACCCGGAAGAGGTTGCTGAAGAGTTGGTTCAAGAAGTGacaaaacactattttttcctgCAAGTGAAGCAAGCCATTCTGTCCATGGACGTGTATTGCCCGCCAGAAGCGTCGGTTTTACTGGCGAGTTACGCTGTTCAAGCGAAG TTTGGAGATTTTGATTTAGATACGTACAAACCGGGAATGTTGGCCAACGAAGATTTGTTACCTCAGAGAGTGATCGATCAATATCAAATGACTCTAGACATGTGGGAGGAAAGGATAAGGGTGTGGTATTCAGATCACCGAGGCATGTCAAGGGATGAGGCGGAGatggaatatttaaaaatagctCAAGACCTTGACATGTACGGTGTCAATTACTTTCCAATCACGAACAAAAAAGAGACTGAATTGTGGCTAGGTGTCACTCCCCTCGGCTTAAATATTTACGAAAAGGAGAATAAACTGCAACCAAAAACTACGTTCACGTGGGCCGAAATCAGACATATTAGTTTtgacgataaaaaatttattatcaaaccTGTAGACAAGAATTCCCCGAATTTCGTCTTTTTCAGCCAAAAAGTCAGGATGAACAAGTTG ATCCTGGATTTGTGTATGGGAAACCATGACTTGTTTATGAGGAGACGAAAGCCGGACTCTATGGAATTGCAACAGATGAAGGCCGCCGCCAAGGAGGAAAAGCAGAGGCGCCAGATCGAGAGAAATCGGTTAGCTAGAGAAAAACAGCTGAGAGAGGAAGCGGAAAGGGACAGAGCCAACATGGAACAAAGACTACTGCAGTACCAGGAAGAAATCCGACTGGCAAACGAAGCACTG AAACGTTCAGAAGAAAGTGCTGATTTGCTAGCGGAAAAAAGCCGCGTGGCCGAAGAAGAAGCGATTCTTCTCAGTCAGAAGGCTTCGGAAGCGGAGCAGGAAATAACGCGTCTGCGCTTAAGTGCCATGCGCaaagaagaagagaaagtgacTTTGGAGCGGAAAACGCGCGAAGCCGAACTGTTGACTGCCAGACTGGTGGAGGATTCCGAAAGACGCGCGGCGGAAGCGAACCGACTGAAAGAGGAGCTGTTGAGGGCGAGGGCCGCCGAGAAGCATGCCAAAGAAAAGTTGTTGGATTTTTTAAGTCGAGAATCGTACACTGGATCGACGACGGCCAGTCCAATCtca TCCGTTACTACGTTATACTCTACATCATTAAGTCCTTGTTTGGGTACGGACTTGTCCCTCCTGGACGGAGACGTCGGGACTTCCCCGGACCTTAACCTCACACTTAACGCCTACGATTTAGCCAATGCGGATACGGATCAGCTGTCTCTGGAGATCGAAAAAGAGAG AGGATTTTGCTTGGAGAAGCAAAAACACCTTCAACACCAACTCCGAGAGCTCCGAACCGAAATCGCCGTCTTGAAGGTGGCCGACAAGCAAACCGAGTTTGACCAATTGCACAGCGAGCAAGTCAAGCTAGGCGAGAATAAATATTCCACGTTGAAGAAGAGCAAGTCGGGATCGACGAAATCTCGTGTGGCCTTCTTCGAGGAATtgtaa
- the Mer gene encoding merlin isoform X2: MLEKMSPFRKKKSEKSFPVKVCTLDAELEFNLQWRATGRDLFELVCRTIGLRETWYFGLQYEDSKGFISWLKLDKKVQDQSIQKDPQSTVSFMFFAKFYPEEVAEELVQEVTKHYFFLQVKQAILSMDVYCPPEASVLLASYAVQAKVILDTYKPGMLANEDLLPQRVIDQYQMTLDMWEERIRVWYSDHRGMSRDEAEMEYLKIAQDLDMYGVNYFPITNKKETELWLGVTPLGLNIYEKENKLQPKTTFTWAEIRHISFDDKKFIIKPVDKNSPNFVFFSQKVRMNKLILDLCMGNHDLFMRRRKPDSMELQQMKAAAKEEKQRRQIERNRLAREKQLREEAERDRANMEQRLLQYQEEIRLANEALKRSEESADLLAEKSRVAEEEAILLSQKASEAEQEITRLRLSAMRKEEEKVTLERKTREAELLTARLVEDSERRAAEANRLKEELLRARAAEKHAKEKLLDFLSRESYTGSTTASPISSVTTLYSTSLSPCLGTDLSLLDGDVGTSPDLNLTLNAYDLANADTDQLSLEIEKERGFCLEKQKHLQHQLRELRTEIAVLKVADKQTEFDQLHSEQVKLGENKYSTLKKSKSGSTKSRVAFFEEL, from the exons ATGTTAGAGAAAATGTCACCGTTTAGGAAAAAGAAATCGGAGAAGAGTTTCCCGGTAAAAGTATGCACCTTGGACGCAGAACTCGAATTTAACTTACAA TGGCGAGCAACCGGTAGAGACTTGTTTGAATTGGTTTGTCGAACTATAGGACTGCGAGAAACGTGGTATTTCGGACTCCAATATGAAGATTCGAAGGGATTTATCTCGTGGCTAAAGCTGGACAAAAAAG TACAAGACCAAAGTATCCAAAAAGATCCCCAAAGTACGGTGTCGTTCATGTTCTTTGCGAAATTCTACCCGGAAGAGGTTGCTGAAGAGTTGGTTCAAGAAGTGacaaaacactattttttcctgCAAGTGAAGCAAGCCATTCTGTCCATGGACGTGTATTGCCCGCCAGAAGCGTCGGTTTTACTGGCGAGTTACGCTGTTCAAGCGAAGGTAATATTAG ATACGTACAAACCGGGAATGTTGGCCAACGAAGATTTGTTACCTCAGAGAGTGATCGATCAATATCAAATGACTCTAGACATGTGGGAGGAAAGGATAAGGGTGTGGTATTCAGATCACCGAGGCATGTCAAGGGATGAGGCGGAGatggaatatttaaaaatagctCAAGACCTTGACATGTACGGTGTCAATTACTTTCCAATCACGAACAAAAAAGAGACTGAATTGTGGCTAGGTGTCACTCCCCTCGGCTTAAATATTTACGAAAAGGAGAATAAACTGCAACCAAAAACTACGTTCACGTGGGCCGAAATCAGACATATTAGTTTtgacgataaaaaatttattatcaaaccTGTAGACAAGAATTCCCCGAATTTCGTCTTTTTCAGCCAAAAAGTCAGGATGAACAAGTTG ATCCTGGATTTGTGTATGGGAAACCATGACTTGTTTATGAGGAGACGAAAGCCGGACTCTATGGAATTGCAACAGATGAAGGCCGCCGCCAAGGAGGAAAAGCAGAGGCGCCAGATCGAGAGAAATCGGTTAGCTAGAGAAAAACAGCTGAGAGAGGAAGCGGAAAGGGACAGAGCCAACATGGAACAAAGACTACTGCAGTACCAGGAAGAAATCCGACTGGCAAACGAAGCACTG AAACGTTCAGAAGAAAGTGCTGATTTGCTAGCGGAAAAAAGCCGCGTGGCCGAAGAAGAAGCGATTCTTCTCAGTCAGAAGGCTTCGGAAGCGGAGCAGGAAATAACGCGTCTGCGCTTAAGTGCCATGCGCaaagaagaagagaaagtgacTTTGGAGCGGAAAACGCGCGAAGCCGAACTGTTGACTGCCAGACTGGTGGAGGATTCCGAAAGACGCGCGGCGGAAGCGAACCGACTGAAAGAGGAGCTGTTGAGGGCGAGGGCCGCCGAGAAGCATGCCAAAGAAAAGTTGTTGGATTTTTTAAGTCGAGAATCGTACACTGGATCGACGACGGCCAGTCCAATCtca TCCGTTACTACGTTATACTCTACATCATTAAGTCCTTGTTTGGGTACGGACTTGTCCCTCCTGGACGGAGACGTCGGGACTTCCCCGGACCTTAACCTCACACTTAACGCCTACGATTTAGCCAATGCGGATACGGATCAGCTGTCTCTGGAGATCGAAAAAGAGAG AGGATTTTGCTTGGAGAAGCAAAAACACCTTCAACACCAACTCCGAGAGCTCCGAACCGAAATCGCCGTCTTGAAGGTGGCCGACAAGCAAACCGAGTTTGACCAATTGCACAGCGAGCAAGTCAAGCTAGGCGAGAATAAATATTCCACGTTGAAGAAGAGCAAGTCGGGATCGACGAAATCTCGTGTGGCCTTCTTCGAGGAATtgtaa
- the LOC138128010 gene encoding NAD-dependent protein deacylase Sirt4-like, producing MLKSGEKILFLATRSFVSQPQRSEFVPKHAPVVTDDIKSLERFIDDHQKILILTGAGISTESGIPDYRSEDVGLYARSNHRPIQYQDFLKSAKVRQRYWARNYIGWPKFSQSKPNITHFIVQFLENTGKVTCVVTQNVDGLHSKAGTKNVIELHGTAFRVICLECGVNYDRHYIQKKLSELNPTIQEYSQVIRPDGDIEISQDKIENFQPPFCEHCGGILKPDITFFGDNVPKGRVDSVRQYVNDSDSVLVLGSSLTVFSGYRIILQASEEKKTIGIVNIGPTRADKLATLKISTRCGDILSKII from the exons atgttaaaatcaGGTGAAAAAATCCTTTTTTTAGCAACAAGGAGTTTTGTGTCTCAACCTCAACGTAGCGAATTTGTTCCAAAACATGCCCCTGTTGTAACCGACGACATAAAATCGTTGGAGCGTTTTATTGATGatcatcaaaaaattttaattcttaCTGGAGCAGGCATTTCGACAGAATCAG GGATTCCTGACTATAGGTCGGAAGATGTGGGTTTGTACGCTCGGAGCAACCACCGCCCCATTCAGTACCAAGACTTTCTCAAATCGGCGAAAGTGCGACAGAGATATTGGGCCCGAAACTACATAGGCTGGCCAAAATTTTCCCAAAGCAAACCTAACATAACCCATTTCATAGTGCAATTCTTAGAAAACACTGGAAAAGTCACTTGTGTGGTCACTCAAAATGTAGACGGTTTACACTCGAAAGCTGGGACAAAGAACGTTATAGAACTTCACGGGACAGCGTTCAGGGTTATTTGCCTTGAGTGTGGAGTGAACTATGACCGACACTACATCCAGAAAAAATTATCTGAGTTGAATCCCACCATACAAGAATATTCACAAGTTATTCGACCCGATGGGGACATAGAAATCTCTCAA GATAAAATAGAGAACTTCCAGCCTCCGTTTTGTGAGCATTGTGGGGGCATCCTTAAGCCtgacataacattttttggtgACAATGTTCCTAAGGGTCGTGTTGACAGTGTTCGACAATATGTAAATGACAGTGATTCAGTTTTAGTGCTAGGTTCAAGTTTGACAGTTTTCTCTGGGTATCGAATAATCCTGCAAGCATCTGAAGAGAAGAAAACTATAGGAATTGTTAATATTGGACCCACAAGAGCTGATAAACTGGCGACTTTAAAGATTTCAACTAGGTGTGGCGATATTTTGTCCAAGATTATATAA
- the su(f) gene encoding protein suppressor of forked, whose amino-acid sequence MTEERLHIDWGNDKLHRTQKQVEKNPYDLESWSILLREAQTKHISEVRSLYEHLIDIFPSASRYWRIYIEHEMKSRNFEKVEKLFQRCLMKILNIELWKLYLGYVKETKASLPTYKEKMAQAYDFALDKIGMDIHSYSIWNEYVNFLKGVEAVGSYAENQKISAVRKVYQRGINNPMTGMETFWKDYIAFEQAINPIIAEKMSIERSRDYMNARRVAKELEVQIRGINRNAPSVPPNGSPEERKQVELWQKYIAWEKSNPLRTEDTALLTKRVVFALEQCLLCLGHHPDIWYQAAQFLEYSCKILAEKGDVNASKLFSEEAANMFERATSSLLNKNMLLYFAYADYEEGRLKYEKVHQIYQKYLEIQDIDPTLAYIQYMKFARRAEGIKSARAVFKRAREDNRSKYHIFVCAALMEYYCSKDKNIAFRIFELGLKKFGDIPEYITCYIDYLSHLNEDNNTRVLFERVLSSGSLEPEKSVDIWNRFLEFECNIGDLQSIVKVEKRRSEVLSKIKEFEGKETAQLVDRYKFLDLYPCTATELKSIGYTEVINITGAGKNHILQSIINSDADAPLPTPDYSQMIPFKPKSNPLPGEHPVPGGSFPHPPVAAQLCTLLPPPACFRGPFVNVDLLMDIFTRIHLPDTVPQPSENGGDVRLFDLAKSVHWIVEEGGGVGIKRKKRLGISMDGSDDEDMPLPPTNDIYRQRQQKRVK is encoded by the exons aTGACTGAAGAACGACTCCACATT gacTGGGGCAACGATAAACTACACAGAACCCAAAAACAAGTCGAAAAGAACCCCTACGACCTTGAATCATGGTCCATTTTGTTACGAGAGGCCCAAACCAAGCATATTTCAGAAGTACGATCTCTGTATGAACATTTAATTGACATATTTCCCAGTGCTTCCCGCTATTGGCGCATTTACATCGAACACGAG ATGAAGTCGAGGAACTTCGAGAAAGTGGAAAAG TTGTTTCAAAGGTGTTTGATGaagattttaaatattgagttgtggAAACTTTATCTTGGATACGTTAAGGAAACAAAGGCTTCTCTCCCCACTTATAA GGAAAAAATGGCGCAAGCTTACGACTTCGCCCTGGACAAAATCGGAATGGACATCCATTCGTACTCCATTTGGAACGAGTACGTCAATTTCTTGAAAGGTGTGGAAGCTGTCGGCTCGTACGCCGAAAACCAGAAGATCTCAGCCGTGCGGAAGGTGTACCAGAGGGGAATCAACAACCCCATGACGGGCATGGAGACCTTCTGGAAAGACTACATCGCATTCGAACAA GCAATCAATCCAATCATCGCAGAGAAAATGAGCATCGAACGCAGCCGAGATTACATGAATGCGCGTAGAGTCGCTAAGGAGCTGGAGGTGCAAATCAGGGGGATCAACAGGAACGCTCCCAGTGTTCCCCCCAATGGCAGTCCCGAAGAGCGGAAACAA GTGGAGCTCTGGCAAAAATACATCGCTTGGGAGAAAAGCAATCCGCTCCGGACCGAAGACACCGCACTTTTGACCAAACGAGTGGTTTTTGCTCTGGAGCAGTGTTTGCTCTGCTTGGGCCATCATCCAGACATCTGGTACCAAGCTGCACAATTTCTAGAGTACAGTTGCAAGATTCTAGCCGAGAAAGGA GACGTGAACGCGTCGAAACTGTTCAGCGAAGAGGCGGCCAACATGTTCGAAAGAGCGACGAGCTCGTTGTTGAATAAGAATATGCTGCTGTACTTCGCGTACGCGGATTACGAAGAGGGAAGACTGAAGTACGAGAAAGTCCACCAGATATACCAGAAGTATCTGGAAATACAAGACATCGACCCCACACTG GCGTACATTCAGTACATGAAGTTTGCTCGACGCGCGGAAGGTATCAAGTCCGCCAGAGCCGTGTTTAAACGCGCGAGAGAAGACAACAGATCGAAGTACCACATTTTTGTTTGCGCCGCGTTGATGGAGTACTACTGcagtaaagataaaaatatCGCTTTTAGGATTTTTGAGTTGGGCTTGAAAAAATTCGGAGACATTCCTGAGTACATCACGTGTTACATCGACTACTTGTCGCACTTGAACGAAGATAACAACACTCGAGTCCTGTTCGAGAGGGTGTTGTCGTCGGGGAGCTTGGAGCCGGAGAAATCTGT GGATATTTGGAACAGGTTTTTGGAGTTCGAGTGCAACATCGGCGACTTGCAGAGCATCGTCAAGGTGGAGAAGAGGCGGTCGGAAGTGTTGTCCAAAATAAAAGAGTTTGAAGGGAAGGAGACGGCTCAGTTGGTCGATAGGTACAAGTTTTTGGACTTGTACCCTTGCACTGCAACAGAATTGAAAAGTATTGG aTATACCGAAGTGATCAATATAACTGGAGCGGGAAAGAATCACATTCTTCAGTCTATCATTAATAGTGATGCAGACGCACCGCTCCCCACTCCAGATTATTCCCAAATGATTCCGTTCAAACCAAAATCTAATCCTTTACCAGGAGAACATCCTGTGCCAG GAGGTTCATTTCCGCATCCGCCCGTCGCCGCACAGCTGTGCACCCTGCTCCCGCCCCCTGCATGTTTTAGAGGTCCATTCGTCAACGTCGACTTGCTGATGGACATCTTTACGCGAATCCATCTACCAGACACTGTTCCGCAGCCCTCTGAAAACGGCGGCGACGTCAGACTCTTCGACTTGGCAAAGTCGGTGCATTGGATTGTGGAGGAGGGCGGCGGTGTCGGAATTAAAAGGAAGAAGCGCTTGGGAATATCGATGGACGGATCTGACGACGAAGACATGCCCCTACCTCCCACTAACGACATATACAGGCAGAGACAACAGAAACGAGTTAAATAA
- the LOC138128008 gene encoding nuclear speckle splicing regulatory protein 1, whose protein sequence is MAKQYGLIVPNKNKEKVGIQRPSVFDDSDSDEVSVPTGLKKTLKKQDKITQHKAIEEDPTVYQYDEIYDEMDKKRKESKLSRKDLDKKPKYISRLLAAADRRKRENERRIERQVQKERETEGNEFKDKEAFVTSSYKKKLEEMREMEEEEKREEYLESIGDVRKQGNLDGFYRHLYDQKVNYDDKTNKESESVKEAQDTEDTNKTNVRKYRKRRDSDRSDNEEETEVKKEHLPSNLDADSDFSIDSSDSEDENDEGVKETNDKAPIIPESEIKQEKIPEETKNVVPKEEKEKPECKKPKIDIWKKRTVGEVFDAALQRYFERKAQREL, encoded by the exons ATGGCCAAGCA ATATGGTTTAATTGTCCCCAACAAAAACAAGGAGAAGGTTGGGATCCAACGTCCGTCAGTTTTTGATGACTCAGATTCGGATGAAGTGTCTGTACCTACAGGCTTGAAAAAGACTCTGAAAAAACAGGATAAGATTACTCAACACAAAGCAATTGAAGAAGATCCCACAGTGTATCAATATGATGAAATTTATGACGAAATGGACAAGAAAAGAAAGGAGTCGAAGTTAAGCAGGAAAGATCTTGACAAGAAGCCCAAATATATAAGCAGGTTATTAGCTGCAGCTGACAGACGAAAAAGAGAAAATGAGAGGAGGATTGAGAGACAAGTTCAAAAAGAAAGAGAGACAGAAG GAAATGAATTCAAGGACAAGGAAGCGTTTGTTACCAGCAGTTACAAGAAGAAATTGGAAGAAATGAGAGAAATGgaggaagaagaaaaaagagaagaGTACTTGGAATCAATAGGCGATGTACGAAAACAGGGTAATTTGGATGGATTTTATCGACACTTGTACGACCAGAAAGTCAACTATGATGATAAGACAAATAAAGAGAGTGAGTCCGTTAAAGAAGCGCAAGATACTGAAgatacaaataaaacaaacgtgCGAAAGTACAGGAAACGCAGAGATTCAGATAGGAGTGACAACGAGGAAGAAACGGAAGTAAAAAAGGAGCATTTGCCGTCTAATCTAGACGCCGATTCGGATTTCAGTATAGATTCGTCCGACAGTGAAGACGAAAACGACGAAGGTGTGAAAGAAACAAACGATAAAGCTCCCATAATCCCCGAATCCGAAATAAAACAAGAGAAAATCCCGGAAGAAACAAAAAACGTTGTTCCAaaggaagaaaaagaaaaacccGAATGCAAGAAACCCAAGATTGACATCTGGAAGAAGCGAACAGTCGGGGAAGTGTTCGACGCGGCGCTACAACGATACTTCGAGCGAAAAGCCCAACGAGAACTGTAA